A genomic segment from Saprospiraceae bacterium encodes:
- the cas2 gene encoding CRISPR-associated endonuclease Cas2, with the protein MYCILVYDIGEKRVTKMLKLCRRYLNWIQNSVFEGEISELKLKELIHEARKIMDENHDSLIIFNSRNSRWLDKQVIGMERNSLDNFL; encoded by the coding sequence ATGTATTGTATATTGGTATATGATATAGGCGAAAAGCGGGTCACAAAGATGTTAAAACTCTGCCGGCGCTATCTCAACTGGATTCAGAATTCCGTTTTCGAAGGCGAAATCTCTGAGCTCAAACTCAAAGAACTTATCCATGAAGCACGTAAAATAATGGACGAAAACCACGATAGTTTGATTATCTTTAACAGCCGGAATAGTCGCTGGTTGGATAAACAAGTGATCGGCATGGAACGAAATAGCCTGGATAATTTTTTATGA
- the cas1b gene encoding type I-B CRISPR-associated endonuclease Cas1b, with translation MKKTYYLFNPGRMSRKDNTLKFVAEDELGVEAPPKYLPIEGIESLYIFGSVDANSALYNFLGKQKVAVHFFDFYEHYTGSFQPKDYLLAGKMQVEQTKAYLQNRRRLHLAQQLVEGASYNMLRNVSYYHHRKSEMDTIIALMEQYRSSIASTQNVAELMGIEGNCRQTYYSAFDHIVDHFEMNNRVKQPPSNELNALISFGNMMCYSVVLDQIYHTQLNPTISFLHEPGTRRYSLALDIAEVFKPILVDRSIFKLTNKGMIKPQHFEKGTNGCFLKDTGRKIFIKTFEERLTETIQHQSLKKKVSYKHLIKLECYKIAKYILKMEDHYKPYKSNW, from the coding sequence ATGAAAAAAACATACTACCTTTTCAATCCTGGACGGATGAGTCGGAAAGACAACACCCTCAAATTCGTAGCCGAAGACGAACTCGGGGTAGAGGCTCCTCCCAAGTACCTACCGATTGAGGGCATCGAATCCCTTTATATTTTTGGAAGTGTTGATGCTAATAGTGCTTTATATAATTTTTTAGGGAAGCAAAAGGTAGCTGTCCACTTTTTCGATTTTTATGAACACTATACCGGCTCCTTTCAGCCCAAAGACTATTTGCTGGCGGGTAAAATGCAGGTAGAACAAACCAAAGCCTATTTGCAAAACCGCCGCCGTCTCCACCTGGCACAACAACTCGTGGAAGGCGCCAGCTACAATATGCTTAGAAATGTAAGCTACTATCACCACCGAAAAAGTGAAATGGATACCATCATTGCTTTGATGGAACAATACCGAAGCAGTATCGCCAGCACTCAAAATGTTGCCGAATTAATGGGTATAGAGGGCAATTGCCGCCAGACCTATTACAGCGCCTTTGATCATATCGTTGACCACTTTGAAATGAATAATAGGGTCAAGCAGCCACCGTCCAATGAACTAAATGCACTAATCTCCTTTGGCAATATGATGTGCTATTCCGTGGTGTTAGATCAAATATATCATACCCAATTAAATCCCACCATCAGTTTTTTGCATGAACCCGGCACCCGCCGCTATTCCCTTGCCCTTGATATTGCCGAGGTATTCAAACCCATCTTGGTAGATCGCAGCATCTTTAAACTGACCAACAAAGGGATGATCAAGCCTCAACATTTTGAAAAGGGGACCAATGGCTGTTTCTTGAAAGATACCGGCAGAAAAATCTTCATTAAAACCTTTGAAGAACGGCTTACAGAAACTATTCAGCACCAAAGTCTGAAAAAAAAGGTCAGCTACAAACACCTCATTAAATTGGAATGTTATAAAATAGCCAAATATATCCTGAAAATGGAAGACCATTACAAACCCTATAAAAGCAATTGGTAA
- the cas4 gene encoding CRISPR-associated protein Cas4 — MHTTGTHIAYLHLCQRKLWLFANGVQMEHTSELVAEGKFIHEQSYPQRAERWRELAVEGIKIDHYDAANGLVREVKKSAKMEETHIAQLKYYLFVLERNGIKVSHGLLEYPKLRQTEEVWLSASDREVIPQWEERAKAIIEQEYCPPRIDRKFCKRCSYFDFCYAEEVLSANQGSN, encoded by the coding sequence ATGCACACCACCGGCACCCACATCGCCTATCTCCACCTCTGCCAGCGCAAGCTCTGGCTATTTGCCAATGGCGTGCAGATGGAGCATACCTCCGAGTTGGTAGCGGAAGGCAAATTTATCCATGAGCAAAGTTATCCGCAGCGAGCCGAGCGGTGGAGGGAATTGGCAGTGGAGGGCATCAAGATCGACCATTATGATGCCGCAAATGGGCTGGTGCGGGAAGTGAAGAAGTCTGCTAAAATGGAAGAAACCCATATCGCACAGCTAAAGTATTACCTCTTTGTCTTAGAGCGCAATGGCATAAAAGTCAGTCACGGTCTCCTGGAATATCCCAAATTGCGGCAAACAGAAGAGGTTTGGCTCAGTGCATCCGATCGAGAAGTTATCCCCCAATGGGAAGAAAGGGCAAAAGCCATTATTGAGCAGGAATATTGTCCGCCTCGTATCGACCGCAAGTTCTGCAAGCGCTGTTCCTATTTCGACTTTTGCTATGCAGAAGAAGTATTATCAGCAAATCAAGGCTCCAATTAA
- the cas3 gene encoding CRISPR-associated helicase Cas3' — MDIHQYWAKSDTSNGIITLVMHTEHVIKAAIGLINSLPFSEKDQSFWQEKIIRCAILHDIGKMHKDFQAKLKPNESSDVPIRHEIISLWIIEAFLKLDLDEKFAIATHHKGVIDVEASHGRLIHPILKEDLVRHISAENQLMSQMPVFLNRWNDYFGITLPIEAPNIELSQIELSPDIQKLLKKKFQKRLFESDSIRFQLAKTRGLLIASDHIGSARFEEEIPKYKRIELNDFQPRDEKTGIPYGFRQFQIALQHFRKDVILYAPTGSGKTEAALCWVYANQSKNARIFYLLPYTASINAMVTRLQPIFGKGLVTALHSKTLDFFFEQLEEEESNHLKNTDLARSMKALSKELFYPVKVATLHQILKSALMGKGWEMALFDYQNACFIIDEFHAYDALMTGLLLASLKWLRKEFDARIFFMSATIPQFLLDLIIDKIFEGDKSILHQPNPSFETDRLILDKKRHQIICEKDQNLKSKLGAIIQLLKEGKSVLVITNNVKTSQDLFEKIDFEGSKRLLHSGFNKRDRIEIEKFITHKDKSCRPKLLVATQAVEVSLDIDYDIGFIENAPIDALIQRFGRINRAGKKGIVPIYLFENIIGNTPFYDDAILQKTWHEMTKLEKQEISENDLVWACNKVYEKGYSEDQLKDFYKGFNNPIINNFRQELIAGHWRDWIEDAIESNNIKIDVLCHNLVDEFDRLKKEKNFIRANQLLVSVYFYETKAIPDKKRNVRIAYDLDYDKDLGYLKKENNLEDQLL, encoded by the coding sequence ATGGATATTCATCAGTATTGGGCTAAAAGCGACACATCCAATGGTATTATAACATTGGTAATGCATACAGAACATGTGATAAAAGCGGCCATAGGCTTGATTAACAGCTTGCCTTTTTCAGAAAAAGATCAGTCCTTTTGGCAAGAAAAAATCATCAGGTGTGCCATCTTGCATGATATTGGAAAAATGCACAAAGATTTTCAGGCCAAATTAAAACCCAATGAATCAAGCGATGTTCCCATTCGTCACGAGATCATTTCCCTTTGGATTATTGAGGCCTTTCTAAAATTGGATTTGGATGAAAAATTTGCTATTGCCACACACCACAAAGGTGTAATTGATGTCGAGGCTAGTCATGGCAGATTAATTCATCCCATTCTCAAAGAAGATTTGGTTAGGCACATTTCTGCTGAGAACCAGCTCATGTCTCAAATGCCTGTTTTTTTAAACAGATGGAATGACTATTTTGGAATTACCCTACCTATTGAAGCACCGAACATTGAACTTTCTCAAATTGAACTAAGTCCAGATATTCAAAAACTCCTCAAAAAGAAATTTCAAAAAAGATTATTTGAAAGTGATTCAATTCGCTTCCAATTAGCAAAGACAAGGGGCTTGTTAATAGCCTCTGACCACATAGGGTCTGCAAGGTTTGAGGAAGAAATACCAAAATATAAGAGAATTGAACTAAATGATTTTCAGCCCAGAGATGAAAAAACAGGTATTCCTTATGGCTTTCGTCAATTCCAGATTGCGCTGCAACATTTCAGAAAGGACGTGATTTTATATGCTCCTACAGGATCTGGTAAAACAGAGGCTGCCTTGTGTTGGGTTTATGCGAATCAATCAAAAAATGCGCGAATTTTTTACTTGTTGCCCTACACGGCAAGTATCAATGCAATGGTTACCCGTTTACAACCTATTTTTGGTAAAGGTCTGGTAACTGCATTACACTCCAAAACATTGGATTTCTTTTTTGAACAATTGGAAGAAGAAGAAAGCAATCATTTAAAAAACACGGATTTAGCCAGATCAATGAAGGCTTTGTCAAAAGAGCTATTCTATCCAGTTAAAGTTGCGACCCTTCATCAAATTTTGAAAAGCGCCCTAATGGGGAAAGGGTGGGAAATGGCTTTATTTGATTACCAAAATGCCTGTTTTATCATTGACGAGTTCCATGCTTATGATGCCTTGATGACGGGTTTATTATTGGCATCCCTCAAATGGTTGAGGAAAGAATTTGATGCAAGAATTTTTTTCATGTCCGCCACTATCCCTCAATTTTTGTTAGACTTAATCATAGATAAAATTTTTGAAGGCGACAAATCCATTTTGCACCAACCAAATCCATCATTTGAAACAGACCGGTTAATTTTAGATAAAAAAAGACATCAAATAATATGTGAAAAGGATCAAAATCTAAAAAGTAAGCTCGGTGCCATTATCCAACTTTTAAAGGAAGGAAAAAGCGTTCTTGTAATTACAAATAATGTTAAAACAAGCCAAGATTTATTTGAGAAAATTGATTTTGAAGGCTCTAAACGACTTTTGCATAGCGGTTTTAACAAAAGGGATCGCATCGAGATAGAAAAATTTATTACGCATAAAGATAAGTCCTGCCGGCCCAAATTATTAGTCGCCACCCAAGCTGTAGAGGTTAGCCTAGATATAGATTATGATATTGGTTTTATTGAAAATGCACCAATAGACGCCCTCATACAAAGATTTGGGAGAATAAACCGTGCTGGAAAAAAAGGAATTGTTCCAATTTATCTATTTGAAAATATTATTGGAAATACGCCCTTTTATGATGATGCGATACTACAAAAAACATGGCATGAAATGACCAAATTAGAAAAACAAGAAATTTCTGAAAATGATTTGGTTTGGGCATGTAACAAGGTATATGAAAAGGGATACTCGGAAGACCAATTAAAAGACTTTTATAAAGGTTTTAATAACCCCATCATTAATAATTTTCGACAAGAGTTAATTGCTGGACATTGGCGAGATTGGATTGAAGATGCCATTGAAAGTAACAATATTAAAATTGATGTCCTTTGTCATAATCTTGTTGATGAATTTGATAGGTTAAAAAAAGAGAAAAACTTTATTCGTGCTAATCAATTACTAGTCTCAGTCTATTTTTATGAAACCAAGGCAATACCCGATAAAAAAAGAAATGTCAGAATTGCTTATGATTTAGATTATGATAAAGATCTTGGCTATCTAAAAAAAGAAAACAACTTAGAAGATCAATTACTTTAA